In Mycoplasma feriruminatoris, the sequence ATGTGTCATCTGAACTTTTGTATTCATCAATAATTTGCCTCCTATTATTATATTAACGCTATTTGTAAATATTTACAATATGTTGTAAATATTTACTTAGGCAAGTATTGAGAAAAAGAAATGATCTTTTTAACTGCTATTCCTGATATATTGTAAATATATCAGGATAGAGATATAGCAGTTTATTTATTAATCGAATTTTACCCCAAAAAAAATTTTAAAAAATATATAGCATATTTTAAAAACCTGTGATAAACTAAAATTGCTGGAAACAGCAAGCTTAGATATAAAATCTTTGTTTTTTAAAAGTTATTATATTTATTTAGCTAAATCTGATTTATTAGACATAAAAAAGCTGCCCTTCTATCAGGCAGCTTTTTTATTTGTATTTATTAAATTAAATTATTCAATTACGTATGGTAATAAAGCCATTTGACGAGCTCTTTTAATTGCTAAAGCTAATTGTCTTTGATCTTTTGGAGAAGTACCTGTAATTCTTCTTGGTAAAATTTGACCATTAGGTGAGATGAATTTTTTTAATAATTCAACATCTTTATAATCGATGTATTTAATATTGTTTTTTTGGAAAAAATTAACTTTTTTTCTTTTTTTAATTTTTTTAACTTGCATGAAAATATCCCTTTCTACTTATTCTCATAAAATTGAAAGTTCATCATCATCTGAAACTACTAAATCATCAAATGATGAATCACTATTTTGTTGAACATGTTGGTTAGGTGTTGTATCGTTTTGTTCAGTTACTAGAGCATTTCTATTTTTAGCTGGTTCTAAGAAATTAACTCTTTCAGCTAGTACATTTACAATAGTTTCATATCTACCATCAGGTGTTTGATTATTTCTAGTTGTAATTCTTCCTTCAACTGAAATTAAACTACCTTTAGATAGAAACTTAACCATATTTTCAGCAGTTTTATCAAAAGCAGAACAAGGTATATAATTTGTTTTTTCTTCTCTACTTGAATATTCTGAAACAGCTACAGTAAAAAAAACAAATTTAGACCCGTTTTTAGCTACTCTTAATTCTAAATCTCTTGTAATTCTACCTACCAAGTTTACTCTGTTCATAATTTTCCTTAATTATTTGCTTTCTTTTGTAGCAGCTTCTTCTCTTTTAATAAATGGCTTTCTAAAGTTTTTCTTTTCACGTTGTTCTTCTTCATATTTAGTCATATCTGTTTTTGAAAGAACAACTGATTGTTCGTAATTTTGGATGTTTTGTGTATTTAAAACTAATGTTCTAACTACATTTTTATCAATTTTAGCAACACGTTCAAATTCTTTAACAGCTTGAGTAGTTGCTTCAACGATAACTACATGATAGTAACCCTTTTTTTTGTGATTAATTTCATAAGTGAAATCTAATAATCCTAAATCACTAGCTTCTAGGATTTGTCCACCTTCAGCTAAAATTGCATCTAATTTAGTTACTAATTCTTTTGTATCTTTAACATCTTGATCCAAAATATACATTACTTCGTATTTTTTAATCATTGAGATTATTCCTCCTTATGGTCTTTTGGGCTTAAATAGCCAAGGAGCTAATTACTTTAAATTAACTCATATGAATTATATAAAAAACATACTACTAATACAACTTAAAAACATAAACAAGTAATATATTATAACTAAAATAATTTATTTAGAAAATAAAAAATATCAGATATTATCTGATATTTAATTAATTATTAATAAATAACTATTTATTTGTGATTGTAACATTAAAAGCTTCTAGCCCTTTTATTGTTTTATTTAATTCATATGTTACTTTTTGACCTTGTTCTAAAGTCTTATAACCATTTATATTAATGTTTGCAAAATAAACAAATACATCTTTATTATCAGAATCATTTGTTATAAAGCCAAACCCTTTTTCATCGTTAAATCATTTAACTATACCAGTGTTCATATTACCTCCAATCTAAATTATTAATAGATTGAGTAATACAAAATCTTTTTTAATAATAGTTCTATTATACATTAAATAATTATTTATACTAGTAATAAAATATAAGTTAGATTATTAATAATTAATAACAAAATAATAATATTAACTATAAAATAACAATAGGAGGTAAAACATGAGTAAAGTTCTTGTTTTAAAAACAACTGTTCAAGCAGACGAAGTATCAAATTCTGTTGCTTTAACTAATAGATTTTTAGAAGAATATAAAAAATTCAACCCAGATGATGAAATCATTATTGTTGATTTAAATAAAGATGAAGTAGGAACTAGTATTTTAACTTCTGAAACATTTTCAACTTTTTATCAACAAGAAGTTACTAAAAAATATATTAATTTATTAAAAAGCGTAGATAAACTAGTTATTGCTTGTCCAATGTATAACTTTTCTACTCCAGTGACTTTAAAATCATTTATTGATCACGTTTCAGTAGCTAATGAAACATTTTCATACAAATATTCTAAAAAAGGAGATGCAATTGGTTTAATTACTAATTTAAAAGCTCAAATTTTAGGAGTTCAAGGTGCACCATTAGGATGATATCCTTGAGGTCAACATACTCAATATGTTGAAGGAGCAATGAGATTTTTAGGAATCGAATTTAATAAAACTGTTTTATTAGCAGGAGTAAAAGTAGCTCCATTATTACAATTAACTCCAGAACAAAGAGTTGAAACAATTATTGATGAAGTTATACAAGCTGCTAAAACTTTTTAATAAGTAAACAAAAATGCACCAAGTGGTGCATTTTTTTATTATTAAGCTCATTCAATTGTTTGTGGATCAGCTGGATGAGGATTGTGTTCTAAATTATCAATAATTCCGTTTTTAATATGAATTACAGTGTTTGCAATTTTAGCGATGTTTGGGTTATGAGTAACTACAATAACAGTTGTTTTATATTCTTTATTAACTTTAACTAAAATTTCTAGAACTTTACGTCCCATTTCTTCATCTAAAGCCCCAGTTGGTTCATCAGCAAATAAAATATCAGGGTTTTTAGCTAGAGCTCTTGCTATTGAAACACGTTGTTGTTGTCCTCCTGACATTTGGTGAGGATATTTATGCATTTGTTCTTTCATACCAATTGTTTCAAAAATTTCTTCAATTGACATTCCGTTTTTTTTGTTTGAAAGATTTTCTCCAACTTCAGCATTTTCTTTAGCAGTTAAATTAGTTAATAAGTTATATTGTTGAAACACAAACCCAACAGTTCTTCTTCTAAATTTAGTCATATGAGAATCTTTTAATAAAGAAAGATTTGAACCTAAAACAAAAACATCACCCTGACTAGCTTTATCTAGTCCTGAAATGATATTTAAAAAAGTAGTTTTTCCTGATCCAGATGGTCCTAAAATAACAATGAAATCAGATTTATCTAACTTAATATCAATTCCTTTTAAAACAGGAGTTTCTAAATCACCAGTAATATAAGACTTTTGAACATTTTTTAATTCAATAATGTGTTTGTTTAAGTCTGGTTTATAGTTTTGAGTTGTGATTATATGTCCTTTGTTTAAAATGTCTTTTGAGTACTTATTAGTTAGTTGTTTTTGAAGTTTTTGTTTTTGTTTTAACCCTTTGATTCCTGGTTCAAATTTTTGATCATTTGGAATAATTATAAATTCTCTTTGACTATCATCTATTTGATCATTTGATTCAATTTTTACAGTTTTAACTTTTTTAACTCTTTTAGGTTTTTCTATTTCTTCATAATCTACATTAGATTTACTAATAGGTTGGATCTGTTCAATGTTAATAGACACGTCTGTATTTTTTTTGTCTTTAGCCATAATTACCCTCTTATAAAAACAATAATTCTAATAGATTTTAACATAATTTAGTTTAATAATGTTAGTACGTCTGGTATCTGTATATTGTATTTTTTATTACAAAAATCACAAACAACTTCAACAGGTTTATTATCTTTAATAATATCTTTTAAATCATCTTGATTTAAAAGATTTAATGTAAATAGTACTTTTTGATATGAACAAGTACATTCAAAACTAATAGTTGATTGATCTAAAATAATTGCATCTTCAGCTATTTCTTTAACAACAGCATAATAGTTAGTAGATTTGACTAATACATCTTTTACATAACTAGTATTACCTAGTTTTTCTGAAATATATTCTAAATCTAAATTAGTATGATCTGGAAGCATTTCAACTAACATACCAACTACTTTTTTAATTTGCAAGTTATCATCAAATTTAACTTCAGTTGTAATAAATGATTTAGTTTGATTTGATTGATTAAAATATTTCATAAAATCATAATCAATATTTCCATATTCAATTTCAACATTTGAAACATATGGTTCTTTTAAATTTAAATCTCTACTTACTAATAAATTACCTTGATCTGAAGCAATTAGTTTAGTTATTTGATCTAGATCTTTATTATTAAAATCAGTGATATTTACATTTTTATTTTGCACATAAGCTCTAATTTTACTATCATGATATTCAG encodes:
- a CDS encoding Hsp33 family molecular chaperone HslO encodes the protein MDLKIRAISNKHNLRVSIVDLSETIKEITDLQQSNVLANMVFAKFICCSALIGMQFKNKEKTYVNWTAPSSLIKTMIAEYHDSKIRAYVQNKNVNITDFNNKDLDQITKLIASDQGNLLVSRDLNLKEPYVSNVEIEYGNIDYDFMKYFNQSNQTKSFITTEVKFDDNLQIKKVVGMLVEMLPDHTNLDLEYISEKLGNTSYVKDVLVKSTNYYAVVKEIAEDAIILDQSTISFECTCSYQKVLFTLNLLNQDDLKDIIKDNKPVEVVCDFCNKKYNIQIPDVLTLLN
- a CDS encoding ABC transporter ATP-binding protein, translated to MAKDKKNTDVSINIEQIQPISKSNVDYEEIEKPKRVKKVKTVKIESNDQIDDSQREFIIIPNDQKFEPGIKGLKQKQKLQKQLTNKYSKDILNKGHIITTQNYKPDLNKHIIELKNVQKSYITGDLETPVLKGIDIKLDKSDFIVILGPSGSGKTTFLNIISGLDKASQGDVFVLGSNLSLLKDSHMTKFRRRTVGFVFQQYNLLTNLTAKENAEVGENLSNKKNGMSIEEIFETIGMKEQMHKYPHQMSGGQQQRVSIARALAKNPDILFADEPTGALDEEMGRKVLEILVKVNKEYKTTVIVVTHNPNIAKIANTVIHIKNGIIDNLEHNPHPADPQTIEWA
- a CDS encoding FMN-dependent NADH-azoreductase, encoding MSKVLVLKTTVQADEVSNSVALTNRFLEEYKKFNPDDEIIIVDLNKDEVGTSILTSETFSTFYQQEVTKKYINLLKSVDKLVIACPMYNFSTPVTLKSFIDHVSVANETFSYKYSKKGDAIGLITNLKAQILGVQGAPLGWYPWGQHTQYVEGAMRFLGIEFNKTVLLAGVKVAPLLQLTPEQRVETIIDEVIQAAKTF
- a CDS encoding single-stranded DNA-binding protein gives rise to the protein MNRVNLVGRITRDLELRVAKNGSKFVFFTVAVSEYSSREEKTNYIPCSAFDKTAENMVKFLSKGSLISVEGRITTRNNQTPDGRYETIVNVLAERVNFLEPAKNRNALVTEQNDTTPNQHVQQNSDSSFDDLVVSDDDELSILWE
- the rpsF gene encoding 30S ribosomal protein S6, giving the protein MIKKYEVMYILDQDVKDTKELVTKLDAILAEGGQILEASDLGLLDFTYEINHKKKGYYHVVIVEATTQAVKEFERVAKIDKNVVRTLVLNTQNIQNYEQSVVLSKTDMTKYEEEQREKKNFRKPFIKREEAATKESK
- a CDS encoding cold-shock protein — its product is MNTGIVKWFNDEKGFGFITNDSDNKDVFVYFANININGYKTLEQGQKVTYELNKTIKGLEAFNVTITNK
- the rpsR gene encoding 30S ribosomal protein S18 — translated: MQVKKIKKRKKVNFFQKNNIKYIDYKDVELLKKFISPNGQILPRRITGTSPKDQRQLALAIKRARQMALLPYVIE